The Aquila chrysaetos chrysaetos chromosome 7, bAquChr1.4, whole genome shotgun sequence DNA segment TTTTAAGTGCAGTTGCGAGCCATCACAAAGCAGTGGTTTCCACCAGCTTCAAGCAAACCTAGATTTCCTTCTTGGAGATGGCCATCTCCTCGCACAGCCTGTTTTGCTTAACAAGCCTAACCGCAGTTTTTGTCAATTTTGCCTGCCTTTCTGTAACGCTGCACGTGAAACTTGTGTTTCAAgtcaaacaacaaaaagtgcCCCTGCCTGTTGCTACTGAAGTGTTTATGCAGTGCCTTTCTTCTGTGCACAGAGGCCTGTGTTAAATAGAATTGTAATTCAAGTACAGGAGCCTGAATTAAGCTGTTGATGCTCTGATTGCCCTTTGCAGCTCAGCTGAACATCGGCAATGTTCTACCTGTTGGCACCATGCCGGAAGGCACCATCGTGTGCTGCCTCGAGGAGAAACCCGGTGACCGGGGAAAGTTGGCCCGTGCTTCTGGAAACTATGCCACCGTTATCTCTCATAAccctgaaacaaagaaaaccagagtGAAGCTGCCTTCTGGCTCCAAGAAAgtgatttcttctgcaaacagaGCTGTTGTTGGTAAGGAGCGACAACTATGAACTTGTTACTGAGTTTACGTAATGCTAAGCAGGCTTTCAAACAGGGCCCCAGTTTCTAATACCGTCTTGAAAATAGCATCATTTACAGGTTGCACCCAGGATTGTGCACTCTGTGTACAGGTGCCTAACGTATATCATGCCTGCATTACTTTTGGTTAATGGTGACTTAAATTTGGAGATGGTTTACCTAGTGAGAGGACAGAAAAGTAGATGCTCATTGTCCTCAAGCTGTAATGGAATTGCTCAGCCtgtaaactgcagaaaatggcaTTGATGGTTTCCTGCCTTTGATACAGCGACCTAGTCTATAGGGGTAGTGCTGgaggtgcttagctgctggaGGTGTTGTCAGTTGGGTGAAGTGTTCTGGAAGACCTGACAAGGAATCAATATCATTGTCAAGAAGCAGAGGTTTTACCAGGTTTGTTGTACACTTGACTGACAGCTGAGATGGATGCAGTACATGGTCAGCAAGTGACACTTGCCTGCCTCTGAAACTGAGTTATCTGGTCTGTTACTAATGGGTGAAATAAATCATGAAATAACTAGGTATTAAAGTACTTGAAAGTCCCCTGAAGTCTTTCAATTCATACTTTCTTTAGCTGAAAAACTATTGTTAATGTTACCCAAGAAATTTTAGCAATAAAACTGGTAGTGCTTTAGGAAGTGTTAAACTCAATCCTGTATGTATGGATTGAAGAACAGCAATTAAAGTATGTGTCTCCTTGCAGGCTGCTTAATGTGTGGCTAGTACCTTGAGTCTAATCTCACTGTTAGTGTTGGCTGGAAAATATTAGCTTGAATACACAGCTGGGATTGTTTTGAGATTGGTCTTTAGAAGCTTATTCTTAGAACCTGAATATTATTAGGAATTAGTCCCGTtctgaaacactttcttttgtACTCTTGTCTGTTACATTTGCATGTTAACAttcctgccattttttttcaggaattgtTGCTGGTGGAGGTCGTATTGACAAGCCCATCCTGAAGGCTGGCCGTGCCTATCACAAATACAAGGCAAAGAGAAACTGCTGGCCGCGTGTCCGTGGTGTTGCCATGAATGTGAGTCCATTTTCAATTAGggttttcactttccttttttatgatttagaaaggatttttttgatATGGGGAGGAGTCTGGcatatatatggaaaaaaagcttCACAGATTACTCTGTAATTGCACATTTAATTAGTGTAGTTAGCAGCACTTGATAGTTACTGCATtatacatgaaaaatgaagcGGTTAAATTTTTTGTTCCCTTAAATCAGTTTATTGCTGTTAAACATCATTACTCATTTCTGTTAATAATTATATTGATGACtggctttccttttccacagccTGTAGAACATCCCTTTGGTGGTGGTAACCATCAGCACATCGGCAAGCCTTCAACCATCAGGAGAGATGCTCCTGCCGGGCGCAAAGTCGGTCTCATTGCTGCCCGTCGTACGGGTAGACTGCGTGGAACAAAGACTgtgcaggaaaaggagaactgaagacccaGTATGGAGTTTacagaataaatttttaaaacctaGCTTGTGTGAAGTTCAAGTTATCTGTTGCTGAAGTGTGGCTAAAACAGGGATAATATTCAGCTTCAAGAGGGGAAGGTGTGAGGGGagatgagggttttttcccctgccttgaAGAGCAGGAGTTCTTTCAGCCAGTGAGCTGGTACTACAGGCTGCAGTAACACTTGGTGTAGATGCTCTTGGGCCCAGGTGTGATGTTAACAGTGGCCTAGTTATGTGGTTGCTTAGGCCTGACAAAGCATTACAGGCTGATCGAGTAATCCTTTGGTTACCTGGTTTAACTGAGGAATCTAGCAGAAATGGGTGAAGGGTGCTCAGTTTTCTAAGTTCATAGGCCCTAACGTAATTGTTTTCCATTGTTATCATCTGCTGTGTTTCTTTGGAGGAAAAGCTTGTGAGAGTAGTGGAACTCCTTCCAGAGCAAGTGTTCCAGCTACTCTTACTGTCAAGTTTGGGCCTCCTTTTTTTGAACCATCAAGCTCCAACCAAGTCAAAGATCCTTCCCTCTGAGCACAAACTCAGAAGTTGTGAGTATCGCAAGTATCACACAGCCTGCTGCCTTTACTCATCCATGTTTGGAAAGGGCAAACAGCTTCAAAATTCTC contains these protein-coding regions:
- the RPL8 gene encoding 60S ribosomal protein L8, translated to MGRVIRGQRKGAGSVFRAHVKHRKGPAKLRAVDFAERHGYIKGIVKDIIHDPGRGAPLAKIAFRDPYRFKKRTELFIAAEGIHTGQFVYCGKKAQLNIGNVLPVGTMPEGTIVCCLEEKPGDRGKLARASGNYATVISHNPETKKTRVKLPSGSKKVISSANRAVVGIVAGGGRIDKPILKAGRAYHKYKAKRNCWPRVRGVAMNPVEHPFGGGNHQHIGKPSTIRRDAPAGRKVGLIAARRTGRLRGTKTVQEKEN